Proteins encoded together in one Oreochromis aureus strain Israel breed Guangdong linkage group 23, ZZ_aureus, whole genome shotgun sequence window:
- the LOC116325327 gene encoding uncharacterized protein LOC116325327, which produces MSVRSREEAQQLESLLQLLGFQLLLTGELHKKSCWSVGRVLKLCGSKVDLILTPSKMSARGAALLFRHTTQLHSLRLSIDMSLLLFQWVRRGRVVCPLAVEELSLVPKKARPSHRVMLRAVSSLASLLRYWTVGRLDLTETCIPAQGLITLLLHDGPLTVKLSEESFQLLQALLHEIQDKDCGTVVRTVASQQEGPEFHSTIRPEGFCVEFECSPQVLWLPPTVQRHPLSGVRLIGNTKLPIGVSTNGFLSLC; this is translated from the exons ATGTCTGTAAGATCCAGAGAGGAGGCCCAGCAGCTGGAGtctctgctgcagctcctgggGTTCCAGCTGCTGTTAACAGGAGAGTTACACAAGAAAAGCTGCTGGTCTGTGGGGAGAGTTCTCAAACTGTGTGGCTCTAAAGTGGATCTCATCCTCACACCCAGCAAGATGTCTGCCAGAGGAGCTGCTCTCCTCTTtagacacacaacacaactaCACAGTCTGAG GCTTTCCATCGACATGTCCTTGCTCCTGTTTCAGTGGGTAAGAAGAGGCAGAGTGGTCTGTCCGCTGGCTGTTGAAGAGCTTTCTCTTGTGCCTAAGAAAGCCCGACCATCACACAGAGTAATGTTGAGGGCTGTCAGTAGTTTGGCTTCCCTGCTGAGATACTGGACAGTCGGACGGTTAGACCTGACTGAGACCTGCATCCCTGCTCAGGGTCTCATTACACTGCTGCTCCATGATGGTCCTCTAACAGTCAA acTGAGTGAAGAGAGTTTCCAGCTGCTGCAGGCCCTTCTCCATGAAATCCAGGACAAGGACTGTGGCACAGTGGTtcgcactgttgcctcacagcaagaaggtcctgagttccattccaccatcaggccagagggtttctgtgtggagtttgaatGTTCTCCCCAGGTCCTCTGGCTTCCccctacagtccaaagacatccacttagtggggttaggttaattggaaacactaaattgcccataggtgtgagtaCGAATGgtttcctgtctctgtgttag
- the LOC116325328 gene encoding DNA repair protein RAD50-like — MSCSLIENKYSFKSEEQNIKRAKDGRRVSRSVKCGDLHQEITSALGVSKSVLNDVIFYHQEESNWPLSEDRVLKEKFDSIFNVIKYNKARAKMHELRLKQSQRVEQCQAELFYLEKNKEKAQQLRDNVAKKQADLRASQDLILQIENKINPLETLLSDIKMKLENVTKLENEIKALDSLRKQMEEHIKELEETMEEVFQGSDEQLQHTYENHQRTVREKEQKLQQHQEELQTFDQEYQRLTRVTNDLLVEKGRLQHEAERHTKNTEDRDKLVHSLSSCLEMEGYDQLPFTVSQLESFYHQVTQRLEQEKERVSQLLAELQKLEQQKQQSVDEMRDRKTCMERTVEMKRDEQQKKQQELKNITEELQRLQDSSSRLQELENKLAEVEREDAVQSSSVEELKAEVEELQREKVELDCTQRQLDEEMETLNMHTAALTQMDILKKGKAEMEEQILQIRSRHCEDLVSLLGHFPNKKELEDWISSKSKEISSTGDRLTKLKMDLASNEQNKSHITAELLKKEQQLATDEEKFLNVCSSRDLEQNLSNLQRDLDEIFKTKALLAGTKVVYTQFISELSEHREPCCPVCRRSFPSESEVQEVVRVLQSKLHLVPEKLKITEQDLERTERRREEIVALRPVREAIVQFQENELPALRKRLQTVDREAERLKGDVEEQEALLAILRSEEEKAKDCLQGISLMDSYLRNLEGVERKIDQQASKLQEVNLDNTFQQLSQEKQETQDQLDTTYSTIVRKHKQIQDQQEQIQRLKSAAIEMRDEQLQLIRDKQKQQHLEELSAEITARMEALTTEIREGNEELRPLSAALEKLQQEKQKLVEQKKQREEEEQRKIRNIEERLKEITALQRDVTKYVDEGRDKYKEDKESEYQAATTQLQEAERNKERISTEMGNIQQDKDTQKVKECCLWDNLTLRKRVNELKNMAAKHEALQEELSYMQVSQLQRQREEEESKLAELKSERSREEGAQKPLEEQILEYSKQLEEDQYGKAEELHRDKVIEMRTTQLLSKDLKLYEEALDQAIVKFHSMKMDEINQNIRDLWRSTYRGQDIEYIEIRSEVEERSEGRRSYNYRVVMMKGDADVNMRGRCSAGQKVLASLIIRLALAEAFCLDCGILALDEPTTNLDRENIESLADALVQIIRTRSQQRHFQLLIITHDEDFVQLLVRSGCIQHFYRISKNQDQNSEITKHSTAFLSV, encoded by the exons ATGTCCTGCTCTCTGATAGAAAATAAATACtcctttaaaagtgaagagCAGAACATTAAAAGAGCAAA GGATGGAAGGAGGGTGAGCAGGTCTGTTAAGTGTGGCGACCTGCACCAGGAGATAACGTCTGCGCTGGGTGTATCAAAGTCAGTGTTGAATGACGTCATCTTCTATCACCAGGAAGAGTCTAACTGGCCACTTAGTGAAGACAGAGTTCTCAAAGAAAAGTTTGACTCCATCTTCAATGTAATCAA GTATAACAAAGCGAGGGCGAAGATGCATGAGCTGCGTTTGAAGCAAAGTCAGAGAGTCGAACAGTGTCAGGCAGAGCTGTTCTACCTGGAGAAAAACAAGGAGAAGGCCCAGCAGCTTAGAGACAATGTAGCCaaaaaacaggctgatctgagGGCCTCACAAGATCTGATCCTGCAAATAGAGAACAAGATCAATCCACTTGAG ACACTGCTGAGcgacataaaaatgaaacttgaaAATGTGACGAAGCTAGAAAATGAAATCAAAGCTCTGGACAGCTTGAGGAAACAGATGGAGGAGCACATCAAGGAGCTGGAGGAAACTATGGAAGAG gtgtttCAGGGTTCAGACGAGCAGCTACAGCATACTTACGAGAACCACCAGAGGACAGTGAGGGAGaaagagcagaagctgcaaCAGCACCAGGAGGAGCTGCAGACCTTTGACCAAGAATACCAGAGACTGACCAGAGTCACGAATGATCTGTTGGTAGAAAAAG gTCGTCTACAACATGAAGCTGAACGTCACACTAAGAACACTGAGGACCGCGACAAACTG GTCCACTCTTTGTCATCCTGTCTGGAGATGGAGGGTTATGACCAGCTGCCCTTTACCGTTTCTCAACTCGAGAGCTTTTACCATCAAGTCACACAAAGGCTGGAGCAGGAAAAGGAGAGAGTCAGTCAGCTTTTG GCAGAGCTGCAGAAACTggagcagcagaagcagcagtcTGTTGATGAAATGAGGGACAGGAAGACGTGCATGGAGAGAACGGTGGAGATGAAAAGAGAcgagcagcaaaagaagcagcaagagctgaaaaacatcacagaAGAGCTGCAACGACTGCAGGATTCATCTAGTCGACTGCAAGAGCTGGAAAATAAACTGGCTGAAGTG gAGCGTGAGGATGCAGTTCAGAGCTCCAGCGTGGAGGAGCTGAAGGCCGAGGTCGAGGAGCTCCAGAGAGAAAAGGTTGAACTCGACTGCACACAGAGACAGCTCGACGAAGAGATGGAGACACTCAACATGCACACAGCTGCACTCACACAGATGGACATACTGAAAAAGGGCAAA GCCGAGATGGAGGAGCAGATTCTTCAGATCCGGTCTCGTCACTGTGAGGATCTGGTGTCTCTATTGGGCCACTTTCCAAACAAGAAAGAGCTGGAGGACTGGATCTCTTCCAAGTCAAAGGAAATCAGCAGCACCGGGGACAGACTTACAAAACTCAA AATGGACTTGGCATCAAATGAGCAGAATAAAAGCCACATTACTGCTGAGCTGCTGAAGAAGGAACAGCAGTTAGCCACAGATGAAGAGAAGTTCTTGAATGTTTGCAGCAGTCGAGATCTGGAGCAGAACCTGAGCAACCTGCAGAGAGATCTGGACGAGATATTCAAGACAAAAG CTCTACTAGCTGGAACTAAAGTGGTGTACACCCAGTTCATCAGCGAGCTGAGCGAGCACAGGGAGCCCTGCTGCCCCGTGTGCCGACGATCGTTTCCCTCAGAGTCTGAGGTGCAGGAAGTCGTCAGAGTCTTGCAGTCTAAACTACACCTGGTGCCAGAAAAACTGAAGATCACTGAGCAGGACCTGGAGAGGacggagaggaggagagaggagataGTGGCTCTCAGGCCTGTGAG GGAGGCCATTGTGCAGTTTCAGGAAAATGAGCTGCCAGCGTTGAGGAAGCGGCTGCAGACTGTGGACAGAGAAGCTGAGAGGCTGAAGggtgatgtggaggagcaggaggCTCTGCTCGCCATCCTGAGGTCTGAGGAGGAAAAAGCCAAAGACTGCCTGCAGGGCATTTCCCTCATGGACTCATACCTG AGAAACCTTGAAGGGGTGGAAAGGAAAATTGATCAGCAGGCATCCAAACTCCAGGAAGTAAACCTGGACAACACATTTCAGCAGCTCAGTCAGGAGAAACAAGAAACTCAGGACCAGCTCGACACCA CTTACAGCACAATTGTGCGTAAACATAAACAGATCCAGGACCAGCAGGAGCAGATTCAGAGGCTGAAAAGTGCAGCGATAGAGATGAGAGACGAGCAGCTTCAGCTGATCAGAGAcaaacagaagcagcagcacCTGGAGGAGCTGAGTGCAGAGATCACTGCTAGGATGGAGGCCTTAACCACAGAGATCAGG gagggaaatgaaGAACTGCGCCCTCTATCAGCTGCTCTGGAGAAGCTGCAGCAGGAAAAGCAAAAGCTGGTGGAGCagaagaagcagagagaggaagaagagcagaggaag ATTCGTAACATTGAGGAGAGACTGAAGGAAATCACTGCCTTGCAAAGAGACGTCACTAAATATGTTGATGAGGGAAGAGACAAATACAAAGAG GACAAAGAGTCAGAGTATCAAGCAGCAACGACTCAGCTCCAAGAGGCTGAGAGGAATAAAGAGAGGATCAGCACAGAGATGGGAAACATCCAGCAGGACAAAGACACTCAAAAG GTCAAAGAGTGCTGCTTATGGGACAACCTGACCTTGAGGAAGCGCGTTAATGAGCTGAAGAACATGGCGGCCAAACATGAGGCTCTGCAGGAAGAACTGAGCTACATGCAAGTCTCGCAGCTTCAGCG ACAACGTGAGGAAGAGGAAAGCAAGCTGGCCGAACTGAAGAGTGAGCGCAGTCGGGAGGAGGGCGCACAGAAACCCCTGGAGGAGCAGATACTGGAATACAG caaacagctggaggaagatCAGTACGGCAAAGCCGAGGAGCTCCACAGAGACAAGGTGATTGAGATGAGGACCACACAGCTGCTCAGCAAAGACCTGAAACTCTACGAAGAGGCTCTAGATCA AGCCATCGTGAAGTTCCACAGCATGAAGATGGATGAGATCAACCAGAACATCAGAGACCTGTGGCGCAGCACCTACAGGGGTCAAG ATATCGAGTACATCGAGATCAGGTCTGAGGTGGAGGAGAGGTCAGAGGGGCGGAGGAGCTACAACTACAGAGTAGTGATGATGAAAGGAGACGCAGACGTGAATATGAGAGGGCGCTGCAGTGCCGGTCAGAAG gtgCTGGCATCCCTGATCATCCGGCTCGCTCTGGCAGAGGCCTTCTGTCTCGACTGTGGAATCCTGGCCCTGGATGAGCCCACCACCAACCTGGACCGGGAGAACATCGAGTCCCTGGCAGACGCTCTCGTACA GATCATCAGGACTCGCTCTCAGCAGCGTCACTTCCAGCTGCTGATCATCACTCATGACGAGGACTTTGTGCAGCTGCTGGTTCGGTCCGGGTGCATCCAGCACTTCTACCGCATCAGCAAGAACCAGGACCAGAACTCAGAGATCACCAAGCACAGCACAGCCTTCCTCTCTGTGTGA